Part of the Micromonospora inyonensis genome, CCGCGGCGCACGGCGTGCCCGCCGCGCCGACCTTCGCCGACCTGCTCGGGGAGTGCGAGGCGGTGGCCTTCGCCGTGCCGCCGGACATCCAGGCGGCCCTCGCCGTGCAGGCGGCCCGCGCCGGCCGGGCGGTGCTGCTGGAGAAGCCGATCGCCCTCGACCTGGACGCCGCCCGGCGACTGGCCGACGTGGTCGGCGAGTCCGGTGTGGTCTCCCAGGTGGTCTTCACCAAGCGCTACCACGCCCGTACGCGCGCGTTCCTCGCCGCGGCCGGCGGTTTCGACGCCGACGGCGGGCGGGCCTGCTACCTGCACGGCGGCTTCCTCGGCGGAGAGTTCGCCACCGGCTGGCGGCTCACCCACGGGGCCCTGTTCGACCTGGGCCCGCACCTGCTCGACCTGCTCGACGCCACGCTCGGTCCGATCGTCGAGGTCCGCGCCGCCGGGTGCCGGTCCCGGTGGACGGAACTGACCTGTACGCACCGCG contains:
- a CDS encoding Gfo/Idh/MocA family protein, whose product is MTTPPVRVGLVGAGTWAARMHAPMLAAGPETVLSGVWSRRGDAAGALAAAHGVPAAPTFADLLGECEAVAFAVPPDIQAALAVQAARAGRAVLLEKPIALDLDAARRLADVVGESGVVSQVVFTKRYHARTRAFLAAAGGFDADGGRACYLHGGFLGGEFATGWRLTHGALFDLGPHLLDLLDATLGPIVEVRAAGCRSRWTELTCTHRGGAVSQASLSGSVALPRVTTTVELFGPAGRLAYDTAGMDHDECWPVVRAEFAAAVRAGRPHPLDVHRGLMIQELLARAAADPALRD